The proteins below come from a single Fusarium verticillioides 7600 chromosome 3, whole genome shotgun sequence genomic window:
- a CDS encoding protein-S-isoprenylcysteine O-methyltransferase, whose protein sequence is MSETTQNAGARPVNFSPSAAHHRASPTHHDSFSGNSRSLDELMILKPYFAGQPKSLSGIALRAFCLGITLTCSAISMGAILFLTSSPAWRVPFFLFALSAFHFLEFWTTAEKNTLVASIGSFLLTANWPGYAIAHSAAFTECAIVNLFFPNRHWAPYGTGPILLLLGLVMVTAGQYVRSVAMLQAGASFNHHVQTRKKDSHELVTSGIYSIFRHPSYFGFFYWGLGTQLVMGNILCFFAYAAVLWMFFSKRIKHEEAKLIEFFQDDYVQYRKRVGTKIPFIA, encoded by the coding sequence ATGTCTGAAACCACGCAAAACGCGGGTGCTAGACCCGTCAACTTCAGCCCTTCAGCTGCTCATCATCGAGCATCGCCTactcatcatgactcctTCTCCGGCAACTCTCGCTCTCTGGACGAACTCATGATCCTGAAGCCCTACTTCGCCGGCCAGCCCAAGTCACTCTCCGGTATCGCTCTTCGAGCTTTCTGCCTCGGAATTACCTTGACTTGTAGTGCTATCTCTATGGGGGCTATTCTGTTCTTGACTTCTAGCCCTGCTTGGCGTGTTCCGTTCTTCCTGTTTGCACTCTCGGCTTTTCACTTTCTCGAGTTTTGGACTACGGCTGAGAAGAATACACTTGTGGCTAGCATTGGAAGTTTTCTTCTGACCGCAAACTGGCCAGGATACGCCATCGCCCATTCAGCTGCGTTCACCGAATGTGCCATTGTtaacctcttcttccctaATCGACACTGGGCACCCTATGGTACCGGTCCtatccttctgctcctcggccttgtcaTGGTCACCGCTGGACAGTACGTCCGCTCAGTGGCCATGTTGCAAGCTGGAGCCAGTTTCAACCATCATGTCCAGACCAGGAAGAAGGATTCCCACGAGCTGGTGACTTCAGGCATTTACTCAATCTTCCGCCACCCAAGCTACTTTGGATTCTTTTACTGGGGACTGGGAACACAGCTAGTAATGGGCAACATTCTGTGCTTTTTTGCCTATGCGGCTGTTCTCTGGATGTTCTTCAGCAAGCGAATTAAACACGAGGAGGCCAAATTGATCGAGTTCTTCCAAGATGACTATGTACAATATCGGAAGAGAGTGGGAACAAAGATTCCTTTCATTGCTTAG